The following DNA comes from Pseudorasbora parva isolate DD20220531a chromosome 8, ASM2467924v1, whole genome shotgun sequence.
GTGTGGATCCAGGTGTCCCGACTTGCCAGCCCTCTTCCCCCACAGGAAGCTAGCAATCATGCTCAAGACTGGTTAGTGGCGATCACAGCGATCATGTTGATAATTAGTTtggatgttttgtttttttttggtccaAATTTTGAAGTTTATTCATGTCAGACctagtaaaatgcatttatattttaaaattttcaAACCTAATACAAATTAATGTATATGACTGTATCATAACAACTGATTAATTTAACAATTGGCCATTAGTGACCGAGAAAATGGTGTAgaatgttaaatattttttattcattttacattttacaatttttttgaaaatcttACAATTTTATATATGTCTGTTTTGATATAATAAAAATCCAAGATTTTCAGATATTTTTGGATCCTGTGTACATCTGCAATAGCGTTAATTTAATCTGTTATGCGACATGTCATGCTCTCTTAGTGATGACAGTATGGGCTACCAGTACCCCTTCACTCTACGGGTGGTGCAGAAAGATGGCAATTCCTGTGCCTGGTGTCCCTGGTACAGGTAAGGCATTTGAGTTCAGTGATTGCACATATCTAGCACTGCAGTGTGGGTTTCGCATGACTGACAAGGGTTGATGTGACTTTGCCAGGTTCTGCAGGGGCTGCACAGTGGACTGTAATGAAGATAGGGCATCTTTGGGGAATGCCTACATTGCTGTAGACTGGGACCCCACTGCCCTACACCTTCGCTACCAGACCTCACAGGAAAGAGTAAgtgctttaaaatattttaaaggccATAAAAGCAGCATATTCAGTACTTCGGTCAGTGATTTGTTGCTGTGTAACAACTAGTCTCTGTACTGATGCAGCACTGCAGGACAGCTCTTTTTACATCACAGATGAGAAGTTCATTAAAATCATATTGTATGATTAATTGTTTTCTGAGTCTGCTGCCTCTGTTTTACCTCAAGCAAGAGCTCCTGATAAGCCATGACCTGCTATAATTATTTACTACTTGCAAAAGACACTTTCTGAATGCATACGATACTGAATGCATAAGCTAGATGGCAAAATGAAATCCCATGGTTTTTGCACCACTTTTATGGTGCATTACAGGCCAgaactgactttttttttacttgcagTGAGTCcgaaaattttttttaattgtgcattaaaaataaatgcattcaaTTTTAACTACATTctggatatatatttttttagtaaGTCCAGAGTTCTTAGTGCTTTTGAGTAGCTATATCATTAGGTTACTGTGTCTGTCAAGGAATTAATTGCTCATGTTTATGTGGAGCAGATAGTGGAAGAGCACCCCAGTGTTGAGCAGAGTCGGCGTGCTCAGGCAGAGCCTATCAGTCTGGACAGCTGTCTCAAAGCCTTCACCAGTGAAGAAGAGTTAGGGGAGGATGAGCTTTATTACTGCTCCAAGTGTAAGACCCACCGTCTTGCCACCAAGAAGCTGGACCTCTGGAGGCTGCCCCCTGTACTGGTCAGAAAACCAAATAATTCCTGTTCCTCTTTCTCTGaaatatataaattgtaaaGTGTGCCCTTGTAGCCCATTTGatcagataaaaaaaacaattccccatttttattcaataaaatatatttactggtatacacatacacacagacgcacatacatacaccgatcaggcaaaatttattatgtataaatattgtgttggtcccccttttgctgccaaaacagccctgaccatCATGGCATGGACtctactagacccctgaaggtgttctgtggtatctggcaccaagatgttagcagcagatcttttaagtcctgtaggttgcaaggtggggcctccatggatctggcttgtttgtttagcacatcccacaaattcttgattggattgagatctggggaatttggagaccaagtcaacacctcaaacacattgttgtgctcctcaaaatagtcctgaaccatttttgctttgtggcagggtgcattatcctgctgaaagaggccacaggcaccagagaataccgtttccataaAAGAGtatacatggtctgcaacaatgcttaggtaggtggtacttgttaaagtaacatccacatgaatagcaggacccaaggtttcccagcagaacattgcccaaagcatcacactgccttcatgggcttgccttcttcccatagtgcatcctggtgcaaTGGGTTTCCCAGGTAAGTAAATctggccatccacatgatgtaaaagaaaattgaATTTATCGGACCAGGCCACATTCTTCCATTGCTTTGtgatccagttctgatgctcacggtaccactgttggcacttttggcagtagacaggggtcagcatgggcaccctgactggtctgagGCTATgaagccccatacgcaacaaactgtgatgcactgtgtattcttacacctttctatcagaaccagcattaacttcttgagtaatttgagctacaggagATTTTCTGTTTGATCGTACCACACGGGGCAGTCTTCACTCCCcgcgtgcatcaatgagccttagcTGCGCATAaccctgtcgccagttcaccactgtggaccacttttgatagatacggaccactgcagaccgggaacaccaaAGAGCTGTTTTGGAGATACTCTGACGCAGTCGtcaagccatcacaatttggcccttgtcaaacttactcaaatccttacacttgcccatttctcctgcttcccGATAgctgtatgtgtttgtgtgtatgtatgtatttatatatatatatatatatatatatatatatatatatatatatatatatacatacatacatacatacatacatacatacatacatacatacatacatacatacatacatacatacatacatacatacatacacacacacacacacacacacacacacacacacacacacacacacacacacacacacacacacacacacacacacacacacatacatacatattagAATAtattagaataaataaatacaaaattttTAGctaaatttaacattttataaattaaaacttTTTGCAAGTTACCCTTTGTAATAAGTAGTTTCAACATATTTTTTCTATTATCTATTTCAGATTGTTCATTTGAAACGCTTCCAGTTTGTCAATGGTCGGTGGATTAAGTCTCAGAAGATTGTGAAGTTTCCACGTGAAAGCTTTGACCCCAGTGCGTTCTTGGCCCCACGGGAGGTAACTCAGAGCATGGGCAGCTTGCAGAGCCTCCAAAGCGAAAGCCTGGTAGAGGAGCTCCAGAGGCTGGAGAGAGGAGACTCCTCTGTGTCCTCCGTCTCCACTACTACTGTGGCTAGTCCTCCCACCTCTGGCAGAGGTCTGTCTCTCTTCTCTATTTGCAGACCTTTTAAATTAACACTACGTAAGATCCACTAACCACTGCACTGTTGTTTCAGGCACCCCGTGCTCCATCAGGAGGGTGGGCAGCCCACTGAGCAGAAACAGCAGCCCTGGCAGTAGCCCCAAAACTACAGGGCGAAAACAGGGGCGTCTGCGTCTCCCCCAGCTGGGCAGTAGGCATCGACTTTGCAACAGCAAAGAAAACCTGGATGCCTTTAGCAACAGCAAGGAGAGTGAGTCCGAGCCAGAGCAGGGCACAGTGACGGACAGAGAAAATCAGATGCAGTCTGATGCAAATGTGCAAGACACCTGGTCACTGGACGCCTCAAGCAACGACTGTGATGTCATCACGGTGAATGGACTGGGACAAGACAGCAATCAGAGTAATGGACACTCGGAGATCAGCACAGAACTGGACACCCCTCACCAAAGAAATGACATCGGCCTGGAGCCCCTGTACAATTTATATGCAATCTCAGTAAGTGATTCTTGTCTACATGTTTCATTGTGTCATGATTCCTTTTGTAAAAAGCCTCTCTGACACCTTAATTATTGTTTTTCTTTAAGTGCCATTCAGGAATAATGGGAGGGGGGCACTATGTGACTTATGCTAAAAACCTCAATGAAAAGTGGTACTGTTACAATGACAGCAGCTGCAAGGTAAGATCTCAACTCTGTTTATTATTTGATATCTCAAATATTTCCATTATTTGACACTCTTACTGCACAGAGTATATGTTTCTGCAAGGGTGGAAAATTCTTGGAAAATTCTCTTCAACGAAGTATAGATGTCaaaagtaccggtacttcagtgttgatactaaaataaagaaattgGGCGCTACAGTCTGCAGTATCTGTCATGGCAATTGCCTGCTGAATTTGGTATCATCTGGCAGGTGCTTTGAATTGAattaaatcaaatgtatttaatttaaataaatcttaTTGTAATgctatttaaaaattaaagctacactgtttaacttttttagtttattcttagctaaacaCAATTagttatttcaaaaatatatgtgctcattaatgtatatttacttctttcaagtaataaagtattctcgtaagtttataatatgccattgaaaatacatacgggtgaggggtttgaatgctgggcgccatgttgcccctccatcttgacagtatattagccaaagagggacatacccataaatccaagcttcgcctttcgtgttttaacactcgatggcaccgtgacgaatgtgaagagggggattgccatgttaatcttggactaaatcggccaccgtaggagttaaaacaaaatcagaattgagaggaaaagaaactaatattcactggatggtcaaataccttttcaccactagatgggggaaaatatcacacagtgtagctttaaataaatgaaaatattgtGTTCAATACAAGtccttttttttatcaaaaatggATTTATATTCCTGAAATTTCTCTTGCTTTGGTGTTGActtctgaaaaataaaatacatttcaatgtaaaataaaaaagtgttcaatgtaaaaatgtgGTATCAACatggaaattaactttcctGAAATTCCTCTTGCATTGGTGTCGGCTACTGAAAGTGTGACAGCACTGAAAACATATTGTGCAATACTTAAAACAAACTATTTCTCGTCGTCTCTTCAGGAAGTTAACTCGGATGAGATTGACACAGATTCAGCTTACATCCTGTTCTATGAGCAACAGGGAGTGGACTACTCGCAGTTTCTGCCAAAAACAGAGGGCAAAAAGATGGCAGACACCACTAGCATGGACGAAGACTTTGAATCTGACTACAAGAAGTACTGTGTACTGCAGTGATGCCATGCTCTTCCACATTAAAGACACTAGGGGGGTCTGTCAGTATGCCAGTGCAATGAGGACTGAAACGGCAGAGCCGCCCCAGAGGACCATCATTTGTGAAAGCACAAAATATCAGCTAGCCGTCAGGCACAACACCGCCGCTGACTGTGCTTTCAGAATAGAGGTACCTGACACTTCAGATACACGAGGGAGAGGGCGAATGAGTGAATCACAGAGAACTGTAGCGATCATGTGATTGTTGCCAAGCAAACAAATAACTGTTAGCCAATCCCTTGATAATCACCTTTACCAAACAGGCAAAACTGCTCTTTTACATGCCAACAAAGGTGAATTCAAAAGTCACTTAACAAGAGCTTATGCTTCTGTAGTGCTACATGTCTGAATGCTAACGGACAAAACAGATTCTTTTGATTAGGAAGCTGATGGCGAAGATGGTGTTGGTATGAATTATAGAGCCCCAAAGGTTTCTCTAAACAATTTGGTTGGCTTAGTTTTGTcatagttgatttttttttcctacggTAAATTCCATACACTACCTCACATCTTTTGCAATTTATTGGCCAGCTGTTCATAGAAAACTAATGACAGTATTATATCATCTGAGGGCAGATTCACtttacaaaaaagttaattttacaGAAAATGTTCTTCCACTTAATAGAATATCCTCCCACTCCCTGCTGCCAAATTTATATATATGctatttttgttttggttttatttaagttttgaatcTTAAGCGGGTTATctttttagaagaaaaaaaatgtttattttgttttttcctttttaatttttgtatacatttatttttatcaatgtgatatttttttctctcttttttttaaatgcagtaGTTCACTTTGCCTAAACACATTCGCTTACAGCTCTATTCTTAGCAGTCTGTTAAATCCTGTCCTCTCAACAATAGCACTGCTTTTTACATGCTTTCCTGTTAGCACTGTATTCTTTTGCTTTACAAAAAACTGTCGACCGCAGAGACTAAAAACGGCAACCAGATACATATCTGATTAATGTTTTCTCACGTGTCCAAGCCAAAGTGATCTACTGGTCATGTACTTCATTTGTGGGAAGCATTGAATACTGTTAGACAAGAGCAAGTAAGGTCTGTTGTGTGAACAGTATTAGCACGAAAGAATATTTCACAACCCTTGCTTTTAGAGAACAGCATTCTCACTAAACTGCTGAACGTTCTGGGCGTCTGTGTCGGAGGGTATTAGTAGCATTTCTTTAATGACTCTTAAAAAGACAGCCCACCTTAATTACCACTGTGAAATGATGAATGGAATATTGAATGGCTCTTATTTTTCAGCAACTCATCCACTGATTGAGCTCCTCCTGTGAGGGGACGTTAAACCTTTGGAAATCATCGGGAATCGTTTGCCCGCACCCATTTTGCTGCTGTACTTTTCAGATTTCCTTGGATATTCTAAATGTTAGCTATCAAAGAAAGGTTTATCCCTGTCAGAAAAAGGTGTATTACTGTAATGATTAATCGTCATAATGAGAAATATATGGACTGTAAACcgtttttagtcattttaaagaaaaatagaTATCCAACATCCAAAATCAAATGATATCACTCTTCTTAAATGAAAATTGGCTGTTTGATGAATTGCAATTACAGTAACTACAAACATGCTTTAAGCAttcgctcttttttttttttttttttttttttttgatacagggataatttattaaaatggcAAAATGATATCTTTTCAAGTAGTGCAATCAACTACTGATGTGTGTCTTTGTCTATGTCGTTAGTCCTaattttgttaaattaattttgATGAACTGTTAGAGATGTATTAATTTAATGAACTTTATTTTgtaaagtgttgtttaaagaaTAAAATTGACATTGCACTGACAAATGTacataaatgttttgtaaatacgCCAATGAAAATGAACTGTACAAATGTACTTGTAGTTGTATATGGAGTGATGATGTTGATCTGTAACAATTATTCGAGAAACAAATTAAATGCAGCCAAATGCGAGTTTTTCACTTCTGTGTTTATTGAACATGCAAATGATGCGAGGTGTTTCCTTCAACAGCAAAGAGGAAACCACACACCTCCCTCTTTTGGGCTCTATAGCGTCCAGTGCCATCAGTCAGACCTACTTCCTTGAATTCAAGCCGCATTTGACATTTAAACTAACCTTTTTATAGGACCCTTCCACCCAACTTGACAGAATATTTTCCTCTAGATTATTTCCCTTGAatgaaatatacaaattaaGTAAATGAGAATCACCTCAAAACCTTTGAGAACTTTGTGGGTCGCACATggtttcacttttttttatattttgagaTGAGCATGCTATCGCCAGGAAGTGAGACGAAATGCACGCTGTGCTACTTATAGAACTCTGCTCTAAACCACAAGTGCTGAAGAATTGTGGCGTATTGTTCTGAACACCACCTTCAACTCGGTGGTCTTCATGCATGCTTTTATATTAGTGTTCTCGTGCAGAACACCTTTAGACAACGGTGTGCATATAGCATGATGAGTTCATCCTGGGGACCTGCTTTCtgggtttttttttacaaggtgacaaaacatttatacatttgCTTTGCAGGTCTTGCATTTGAACAAACGAGGAGACTTCGTCTGGTTAAACTTTAAAGGTATATAGTGTATAATATGATCAAACAGtagtttaaatttaaatttaaagggcTGTTAAACATAAAATGATAATGTTTGTCTTGCATCTTTTTCTCTTTTAGTTCTGAAATATATCTCTCagatgatttttaaaaaaaaacgagaTGCTTTTGATTTCATTATGGAAACTGGCAATTCATCAGAATTAGGAAAACAGATGAGTACGTTTTTGTATAATAAAAaagatgtgtgtgtatgtatgtatatataattgtaAACTAAATTAGATATTTTTCAGTTTAACTTTAATCGAAAGAGGTGAAAAATATTGTTGACATGCTtataaatttttaattttaaataaaacccAAATAAATTATACTGCATGTCTATATgaaaactgaattatttcacttttgatttcatttttttccctttagAAGACGGTCTTGATGTTGGACACATTGTTCTGATCGTCATCTATGCTGTTACCGTTTTCTTCATGATTACACTTGGATGCCTTTGCCTGAACAAGTAtattttaacagttttttttaatcaatggcCCCCTATGATAaactttatataataataattgttcatatttatttaaatatagtaTTCTTAAATTATGCTGTGAAATAAATTGATCGTTTCTAACATAAAAgttaatatatgtgtgtatatatatatacagtcaaaccaaaaattatcCGGACACCAGATATAATGTTTTACTAGTGGtcgcaggacactatagttcatttgtataagtgaggatagcaaaattaAGTAAACTGACACATTAAACCAAAATAATTTTCATACAGTAGACTACCAGTTAAATTTAGGACCAAAATTAATCACAGTTTGACCTGACTATGTtttgcttaagtgtttttttatttaattgctaatgtgaccttttacaccacagactgaacaaaatgaagcattgcttggtcattggttgactTACATTTTTATCATCAAATTTGTTTACATAAATTTAACAGCTTCAAgcattggttgattgtaatcattaCATACATATCAaaatgaatttgttctgacagtttaattctgagttcttgtcatattgtattaacattttctaaactatagcgaataaactgaTAATGTAAGGATGTTAAgggtgtctgaatacattttggtttgactgtatatctatatatatatagagagagagaaagatttctcaatgttaaggggtctcttaatttttcccagagctgtatatataatgtatgcATACATAGACACGTATATTTGTAAAATTTTGTTAGATGTGAATAATCGATTATTATAATTGATTTGACAGGTATCGGTCGATGAAGTTGATCATACGGGATCTGAGACAAGGGAGGTCGATTGTGATCCCCCGAGTTCCTTCCCAAGATTCTCTTCCTCCATCTCCCAATGTCCTGAATGTTCCTGAACTTCCAGAACATACTACAGAGAACCCATTACAGAGACGACAAACTAAATCCAGCTGCAGATTTCCCTGGAAGCCTCCATTACAGGTTCACtgcattttttgtttgtgtatatatataacaaaaaaaaattttaaaatCTTGATTAAACATTTGTCAATGAGCTCTGCTCTGGAGAACTGGTAATATAAATCATTGGGCATCACAAGGATGAAATGCGATTGACTGACTTATAGTGCTCAAACAATGTAACATGAAGAATTGATCTTTAGGTTCCCAGGTTCACAAAAGCAGACCTGAACCTTATTCAGCTCATAAAGGCGGGTAGAGAAGGAGTCTTCTACAAAGGAAGGATAATTAGAGGCACTTGTAGAGGCCACTCACTGGTCACTTGCAAAATTGGAAAAGAAGGTAAAACTATATGCCAACTTATTTCagtatatttaaatgcattttaaatacaGGTTATAGTTTGTAGCAAAAATGTGTGAATATCTTAAATTATCCAGCTAATATTTAGATTAGATTTGCCTTCATTTGCAGGGATCACACCTAAGCAGATGGACAATGAGGTGTCTATTATGAGAAAGCTGGCATATCATAAAAATGTGATGCAGTTGTTAGACTGGAATACAGTGGACGGTAAGACATACAACAGTAAAATATAGACTAGATCTTGCTTTGACAGGGCGCTGCTAATGCGTTTCTTTGTGTTGCTTTGTGGTTGTTGGGGTGTTCTGGGTAGTTGCCTCTAAGTCTATGTTATTcttgtccaaaaatatgtttCAAACCTTTCCTATAATGTTTGTTTCTCGGTTTCATTGTCCACCAGGGAAAAATTGTAAACGTCATCAGTTAGAAAACTAGAAAGCAGTGCAGGATGAGTCACATGTTGAAGTATAATACTTAGAATAAGGGTATATATACATTTGCTGTAGCAATATTTGTTAGTGCCTCCACTTGCAATATAACAAACGTTTCCTCTTCACTTCTGCTCTTATTCATTTATCATTCAAGAAAACTTGTCAAACTGTTACTAAAATAATGTAgttgtggtaacactttattttacagtgtcagtTACATATGTTACAATTTAcgtaccatagtaataacagtaaattatgcataattacatgcaactaaccctcaaccaaatccTAATCCTATCATaatcctatagtaagtacataatattactcagtacttaaatatataattacactgtaacaatggcatcttaaaaaaaagtgtaaccaTAGTTGTTTCTATCATGTGACcaaaactctgtctgttttcACAGCGCCATACATGCTGATCATGGAGTTCATAAGCTATGGAACCTTGCGCAATTTTGTACAGAAACATAAAGATGAACTGATCGCCGACCCTGAACTCCAGAGCCAGTTCACCATTGCATCTTACCACATCGCCCTGGCCATGGAGCACTTGCGCTCCAAAATGGTATCACAAGCTGGCACAAACATAATACAGCTGTTCTGTTATAGACCTTATGCGCCAGAGAAACAAGCGCACAACCGATTTAGTGGTAGCTCTGTATATTTCTATGGCATCGCTGGTGAAGTGGATTTACTTACTGTAGAGATAACAAAAGTTACCATGAGCATTTTAATGTTTGAAGCAGATGTCAAAATAAATATCAGTTGACCGGGGAGATTTTAAAACGAGCGGTTCATAAATCCGTAAGATCTTACCATCATGCTGTGGAAATACAAACCGGAAGACAGTGCTGAAAAGGGGCAGATAAGGTCTATACAATGAGGGTCTACGAATGACTTTGGATGTTTTCTGCATACCATTCAGGTGGTGCACTGTGACCTTGCCTTGAGGAACATTCTGGTGAGCCGATTCCCATGGGAGGTGAAGGTAGCAGAGTTCGGCCTGGCCCGGGACTTGACCCGCATGAGGAGCAGACGCAGCAGCAGGAAAAAACAACACAAGGTGAACTAATCTCACCTGTTCTTCACACATCTTCATTGACCATCTGATTGATATTAATGTGATCTCATAGGAACGTGTGCCCCTGCGTTGGTACCCTCCAGAGTATTTCCGGAACAACTACTACAGCTTTAAGGGAGATGTCTGGGCGTTTGGGATCGTGCTGTGGGAAATGCAGTCATTTGGTGAGAAATATCTGAGATGTTTGGTtgatttatcaaatatttttaatcaataacaaatattgttttttatatttcataGGCACCTTGCCATATCCAAATCTGAACACATCTGAGCAAGTGGTGTATAGTATCTGTTCTGGATATAAAAACACTGTCCCCAGTACCTGCCGTCCAGAAATGTGAGTGACCAtccttttttgtcttttttgatCATCGTAATTACTTACTGACTTACTGTTATGTATGAAAAGGCTTTCGCATATAAACATTAATCAACGCACACCGGTTGTGGTAAACGTAAGCTCAAACATGTTCGCTTGACATGCAAGAACcactgaggttcattctcatgttttaTGCAGcgcgtttgagcttccgcaagaggTTTGTTCTCTCATGTCAAGCAGGTTCGgttgctgatcaatgtttatatataaaaaaatactaaattcaatctgttcatcatataaagtgaacATGTGTCTTCAGAAATTTTGGACTAAACTCTCAATTTGCATTAGTTTAGAACTACATGAAGGCGCGTAATTAATGGCAGAATTAAAATTTTGGGcgaactatgcctttaaaaaATCCATAGTAATGGTCTAGAGACAATGCCAATACTTTGAATATGGTGCTTTTGTGTTTTCagtaattcatttttatttgaccATGTAGTGAACAGATCATGCAAGACTGCTGGTTGGATCCATACACAGCAAGACCTTCATTTACAGACATTGTCAGGATCCTGGAGAATATTGTGGAGAGTGATGGGGTGAGTCGAATTTGTCCTTGATCCTCTCTCCACTCTTTACCTTTATACTAGAGATGAGTGATAAAACATTAATGATGTGTTGCAGGATTATGTGGACGTTGACAACCAAAGGATCATGAATGCAGGAGAAAAGTGAATTGAAAAAACATAACGCATTGTAATACGCATCAAATAGCCTTTTTTAATACTACAAGAATTCTGTAGCAATTATTTTAGCATTGTTCTAATGTAACACCTAATGTTTTTAAGGATTGTAACAATTATTGTATTTAAGGATTTATTTCTATGTATGTATGCTGATCTaatttacagtctatgatcaGTGCATACGGTGCATTTGAAGCAGGTGGATTATTACACAACTCTAATGAACAAATCACAGTATTTTTGCTGTTTCCATAGATAATTTTGAAAACATCTTGTTTTTTTGACAGACACAAAGTCAGTGtttgttgtcataaacatgttttatttttattgcagtGTTGACTAATGTGTAGTTATGATAGTTTCAGTaacaataaaatctattttatcaTAAAACTTTAGTTGTCATGGTCATTTTT
Coding sequences within:
- the si:ch211-167j9.5 gene encoding fibroblast growth factor receptor homolog 1, encoding MIFKKKRDAFDFIMETGNSSELGKQMKDGLDVGHIVLIVIYAVTVFFMITLGCLCLNKYRSMKLIIRDLRQGRSIVIPRVPSQDSLPPSPNVLNVPELPEHTTENPLQRRQTKSSCRFPWKPPLQVPRFTKADLNLIQLIKAGREGVFYKGRIIRGTCRGHSLVTCKIGKEGITPKQMDNEVSIMRKLAYHKNVMQLLDWNTVDAPYMLIMEFISYGTLRNFVQKHKDELIADPELQSQFTIASYHIALAMEHLRSKMVVHCDLALRNILVSRFPWEVKVAEFGLARDLTRMRSRRSSRKKQHKERVPLRWYPPEYFRNNYYSFKGDVWAFGIVLWEMQSFGTLPYPNLNTSEQVVYSICSGYKNTVPSTCRPEIEQIMQDCWLDPYTARPSFTDIVRILENIVESDGDYVDVDNQRIMNAGEK